One window of the Candidatus Jettenia sp. genome contains the following:
- the mraY gene encoding phospho-N-acetylmuramoyl-pentapeptide-transferase, translating to MLYHWFSLEIFESVAFRLCFAAFTAFFVSIFFGHWFIKKLRSLKIGEDTTKTDSEELKRMHSSKKNTPTMGGTIVIVAILISTLLWCNVYNGYVLLLMFTLIWFGALGFIDDYIKLTQKDAPGLSDMSKFLFQSALGLVLGLILYFHFNKFTWGTQVVIPFIKEFKPNLGPFYILVVTFFIVAMSNAVNLTDGLDGLAIGCSIIAGAVFTVIAYISGSVDFSNYLNIPYIAGSQELSVFCAALAGGGLGFLWYNCFPAQVFMGDTGSLALGGVLGLVAIIVKQEVVMIVIGGIFIAETISVIMQVSFYKMTKKRIFRCAPLHHHFQFKGLSETKVTFRFWIIAVLLAGFSFILL from the coding sequence TTGCTATACCATTGGTTTTCATTAGAAATATTTGAATCCGTAGCTTTTCGTTTATGTTTCGCTGCTTTTACAGCATTTTTCGTTAGTATTTTTTTTGGTCATTGGTTCATCAAGAAACTCAGATCATTAAAGATTGGTGAGGATACGACAAAAACGGATTCCGAAGAACTAAAACGTATGCATTCTAGTAAAAAAAATACCCCTACTATGGGAGGAACGATTGTAATTGTTGCTATCCTTATCTCTACTTTACTCTGGTGTAACGTTTATAATGGGTATGTCCTTTTATTAATGTTTACGCTGATATGGTTTGGTGCGCTTGGGTTCATTGATGACTATATTAAACTAACACAAAAAGATGCACCGGGTTTAAGTGATATGTCAAAATTTTTATTTCAATCGGCATTGGGACTCGTATTAGGGTTAATTTTATATTTTCATTTTAATAAATTCACGTGGGGTACACAGGTAGTAATTCCTTTTATAAAAGAATTTAAACCTAATTTAGGACCTTTTTACATACTAGTCGTTACCTTCTTTATTGTGGCAATGTCAAATGCTGTGAATCTTACTGATGGGCTGGATGGATTAGCGATAGGGTGCAGCATTATAGCAGGCGCTGTTTTTACTGTTATTGCTTATATTTCGGGGAGTGTAGATTTCAGTAATTATCTGAATATTCCTTATATTGCAGGAAGTCAGGAATTGAGCGTCTTTTGTGCTGCACTTGCAGGAGGAGGTTTAGGATTTTTATGGTATAACTGTTTTCCTGCTCAGGTTTTCATGGGTGATACAGGCTCATTAGCATTGGGAGGTGTACTGGGGCTCGTTGCTATTATTGTAAAACAAGAAGTGGTAATGATTGTTATTGGAGGTATCTTTATTGCTGAGACAATTTCTGTCATCATGCAAGTTTCCTTCTATAAAATGACAAAGAAGAGAATTTTTCGTTGCGCGCCCCTGCATCATCATTTCCAATTCAAAGGGTTGTCTGAAACAAAAGTTACTTTCCGGTTCTGGATTATTGCAGTTCTTTTGGCCGGATTCAGTTTTATTTTATTGTAA
- a CDS encoding UDP-N-acetylmuramoyl-tripeptide--D-alanyl-D-alanine ligase: METISFEEAAKAVNGQLIFADKNARIRGVSTDSRNIQSGDLFFAIPGEHFDGHQFIVQAIDNGAIGVVVSREHTLDLKGRSSSIIQVANTITALGDLAKYYRQKLDTRIIGITGSNGKTTTKEMTYHLLSCFSPTVKSQKSFNNFIGVPITIFEIENKHRYGVLEMGTNAPGEILRLSEIGNPEIAVIVNISKTHLEGLGSIEGVAQAKGEILENIRTGGVFVYNIDNPWCITIADRYKGKSVSFGFNHHAQIRCTDVKKKNTGYMITINDHLDVYIPIPGDHNINNCLASFAICYALGHDLRDLKDALFSFKLPSMRMEQQCIGNIIVINDAYNANPESVNAALQYLGEINTRNRRVFICGDMLELGKESYQLHREVGEKVARLNIDVLWTVGEHAYDIARAAKLSGMPESRIMSFKEVADISASEINTLKENDTVLIKGSRGMHMEKIIEKFREFFLKQELSHNCF, from the coding sequence ATGGAAACCATATCTTTTGAAGAAGCTGCCAAAGCCGTTAATGGGCAACTGATATTTGCAGATAAAAATGCCAGAATAAGAGGTGTATCAACTGATAGCCGGAATATTCAAAGCGGTGATCTGTTTTTCGCAATTCCGGGAGAACATTTTGATGGTCATCAATTTATTGTTCAGGCGATAGATAACGGAGCTATAGGTGTGGTTGTTTCCCGTGAGCATACCTTGGACTTGAAGGGTAGGAGTTCTTCTATAATTCAAGTAGCAAATACTATAACAGCTTTAGGTGATTTGGCAAAATATTATCGTCAAAAATTGGATACACGGATTATCGGTATTACGGGAAGTAATGGAAAAACTACTACAAAAGAGATGACATACCACTTATTGTCGTGTTTTAGCCCGACGGTAAAATCACAGAAAAGTTTCAATAATTTTATTGGTGTGCCGATAACGATATTTGAAATAGAAAATAAGCATCGGTATGGTGTTCTTGAGATGGGTACGAATGCCCCTGGTGAAATTTTACGTCTTTCTGAAATTGGTAATCCAGAGATTGCTGTAATTGTTAACATCTCAAAAACCCATTTGGAAGGACTCGGAAGTATTGAAGGTGTTGCCCAGGCAAAAGGCGAGATATTAGAAAATATACGGACTGGTGGTGTATTTGTATACAACATTGATAATCCATGGTGTATTACGATTGCTGACCGGTATAAGGGAAAGTCTGTAAGCTTTGGTTTTAATCATCATGCACAGATAAGATGTACAGATGTAAAGAAGAAAAATACAGGATATATGATAACAATTAATGACCATTTAGATGTTTATATTCCGATTCCTGGAGATCATAATATAAACAACTGTCTGGCATCTTTTGCAATCTGCTATGCATTAGGTCATGATCTCCGTGATCTAAAGGATGCCCTTTTTTCTTTTAAACTACCCTCGATGAGAATGGAACAGCAGTGTATAGGAAATATTATCGTTATCAATGACGCATATAATGCAAATCCTGAATCGGTAAATGCTGCTTTGCAGTATCTTGGTGAAATCAATACGAGGAATAGAAGGGTTTTCATCTGTGGAGATATGCTAGAGTTAGGGAAAGAATCGTATCAGCTACACAGAGAAGTCGGAGAGAAGGTGGCTCGTCTTAATATTGATGTGTTATGGACGGTGGGAGAGCATGCATATGATATCGCAAGGGCGGCAAAGCTATCTGGTATGCCGGAAAGCCGGATCATGAGTTTTAAAGAAGTTGCGGATATTTCAGCATCCGAAATAAATACTCTGAAAGAGAATGATACCGTATTAATTAAAGGTTCCAGGGGTATGCATATGGAAAAAATTATTGAGAAATTTAGGGAATTTTTTCTTAAACAGGAACTGAGTCATAACTGTTTTTAA
- a CDS encoding UDP-N-acetylmuramoyl-L-alanyl-D-glutamate--2,6-diaminopimelate ligase — translation MKLSELCSCLKRYKSYDFVEKDVCGITQDSRKVKKGCVFVAIKGHKLDGHDFLVKAIEKGAIALVVEKRSEVALQIPQIIVSNTRQALACMSNHFYDEPSSKMIVTGITGTNGKTTTSYLTKSIIEASGSEVGLIGTIQYQIGRRVIPAQETTPESVEIQSYLSQMLKSDIRYAVIEASSHALSQHRLDGIHFSSAIFTNLSAEHLDYHENIKNYREEKLKLVKKLNSGAVTVLNADHNMSKYFAQCTKSRVIWYGIKRKNADVIAEEIHLGNDTTRFLLNSPWGKKTIHLKLVGKHNIYNALAAAASTLAQGFTIDTIKTGIESLPMVPGRLEKIDCGQDFLVYIDYAHTHQALQVILSTLREITTGRILLVFGCGGDRDRKKRPKMGHIAEKYSDLFWITSDNPRSEDPCSIIHEIQKGLSSKAAFRIQPDRKSAIEEALLEAKSGDVVIIAGKGHEQYQISKDTMTPFHDHEVVRHRLQNNLIANFNS, via the coding sequence ATGAAATTAAGTGAGCTTTGTTCCTGTCTAAAAAGATACAAATCTTATGATTTTGTAGAGAAGGATGTGTGTGGGATAACACAAGACTCTCGTAAAGTCAAAAAGGGTTGTGTGTTTGTTGCAATCAAAGGTCATAAGCTGGATGGACATGATTTTCTTGTCAAGGCAATAGAAAAAGGAGCTATAGCTCTCGTTGTTGAGAAAAGAAGCGAAGTTGCTTTGCAAATACCTCAAATTATTGTGTCCAATACACGCCAGGCTCTGGCATGTATGAGTAATCATTTTTATGATGAACCCTCTTCCAAAATGATAGTAACTGGCATTACAGGAACAAATGGTAAAACAACGACATCATATCTCACAAAGTCAATTATTGAGGCTTCTGGCAGTGAAGTCGGTCTTATTGGGACCATTCAATATCAAATTGGAAGGAGAGTTATTCCTGCTCAGGAAACGACTCCTGAATCTGTTGAAATACAGAGTTATCTTTCACAAATGCTTAAATCTGATATACGGTATGCTGTAATCGAAGCATCTTCTCATGCCTTATCCCAACATCGGTTAGATGGTATTCATTTCAGTTCTGCAATTTTTACAAATTTATCTGCTGAACATCTTGATTACCACGAAAATATAAAAAATTATAGAGAAGAAAAACTAAAATTGGTAAAAAAATTAAATTCAGGGGCAGTTACGGTACTGAATGCTGATCATAATATGAGTAAGTATTTTGCACAGTGTACGAAGTCACGGGTAATTTGGTATGGTATAAAGAGAAAGAATGCCGATGTGATAGCAGAGGAAATCCATTTGGGTAATGATACAACAAGGTTTTTACTCAATTCTCCCTGGGGGAAAAAGACGATCCATCTAAAATTGGTGGGAAAACACAACATTTATAATGCGTTAGCAGCGGCTGCAAGTACTTTGGCACAAGGGTTTACAATCGATACAATAAAAACAGGCATCGAATCTTTACCTATGGTTCCTGGTCGATTGGAGAAAATTGATTGTGGACAGGATTTTCTTGTTTATATTGATTATGCCCATACACATCAGGCGTTGCAAGTAATTTTGAGTACTCTCAGAGAGATAACAACCGGACGTATTTTACTCGTTTTTGGATGCGGCGGAGACCGAGATAGAAAAAAAAGACCTAAGATGGGGCATATCGCAGAGAAATATTCCGATCTTTTCTGGATAACAAGCGATAATCCCCGTTCTGAGGACCCTTGTAGTATTATTCATGAAATTCAAAAAGGGTTAAGCAGTAAAGCTGCTTTTCGCATACAACCTGATAGAAAAAGTGCTATTGAAGAAGCCCTTTTAGAAGCAAAAAGTGGAGATGTTGTAATTATTGCAGGCAAAGGCCATGAGCAATATCAGATATCAAAAGATACTATGACTCCTTTTCATGATCATGAGGTTGTAAGACATAGATTACAAAATAATTTAATAGCAAATTTTAATAGCTAG
- a CDS encoding penicillin-binding protein 2: MLPLKKHRFWVNSIGVFFIAVFIFLAIRLAGIQIIDHDKYTKLAKAQQCKKIELPARRGSILDRNGNTLAESLQVGSIYADPTEIEDIPHVAYHLSKILKLNSSKLIKLLNKDKRFVWIKRKIGDEELRAIAKLSLKGVYMSHEYHRFYPNQQLGSHILGFTNIDEKGIEGVELSFDDMLSGKPGYKLIFRDALQRQIITPDSKVQLPKHGNTVVLTIDANIQHIVEEELGIACEKWMPSSATAIAMDPMTGEVLGMANYPTYNPNHFKKYHSNNRRNLAITDCYEPGSLMKPIVLSGLLEEGIVRPDDVLFCNNGVYEIKGRTLHDTHGGHGNLTVAEIISYSSNIGMAKLGMLMGIQKMYQYLKQFKFGEKTGIELPGEIGGIFRPAKQWSDTYSLVSISIGHEVAVTPLQFITAFCTIPNGGVLLKPSIIRSMVSNDNKIKEEFQHPQLVRRVMNVNIARNMMNPILMKVVTEGTGKGANLFEYDIAGKTGTSQKTSDEGRRYSHEKYVGSFIAYAPADQPRICVLVMINEPQNGAYYGGTVAAPAVREIIRRSLLYLGVEPLKFQMAMQ; encoded by the coding sequence GTGTTGCCTTTAAAAAAACATAGGTTTTGGGTAAATAGTATAGGTGTTTTTTTCATCGCAGTTTTTATCTTCCTTGCTATTCGTTTAGCGGGTATTCAAATAATTGATCATGATAAATATACAAAACTAGCCAAAGCGCAGCAGTGTAAGAAGATTGAGCTACCCGCAAGAAGAGGTTCAATCTTAGATCGGAATGGAAATACACTTGCAGAATCTTTACAAGTAGGTTCCATTTATGCTGACCCTACTGAAATTGAAGACATCCCTCATGTAGCATATCATCTCAGTAAGATTTTAAAGCTTAACTCCTCAAAGTTAATCAAACTGCTGAATAAAGATAAGCGATTTGTTTGGATTAAGCGAAAGATAGGTGATGAAGAACTTCGTGCAATAGCAAAGTTGTCATTAAAAGGTGTTTATATGAGTCACGAATACCACCGGTTTTATCCCAATCAGCAGTTAGGAAGTCATATCCTTGGATTTACCAATATTGATGAGAAGGGAATAGAAGGTGTTGAATTATCATTTGATGATATGTTGTCAGGGAAACCGGGATATAAACTCATTTTCCGAGATGCACTGCAACGCCAGATTATCACACCGGACTCAAAGGTGCAACTGCCTAAGCATGGAAATACTGTTGTTCTGACAATTGATGCTAATATTCAGCATATCGTTGAAGAAGAATTAGGGATCGCTTGTGAGAAGTGGATGCCTTCCTCCGCAACAGCGATTGCAATGGATCCGATGACAGGTGAAGTACTTGGTATGGCCAATTATCCTACCTATAATCCGAATCATTTCAAGAAATATCATTCAAATAACCGAAGAAATCTTGCCATCACCGATTGTTATGAGCCCGGTTCGTTAATGAAACCTATTGTACTCTCAGGCTTACTGGAAGAAGGTATAGTAAGGCCTGATGATGTTTTATTTTGCAATAATGGTGTTTATGAAATAAAAGGCAGAACTCTTCATGATACTCACGGAGGTCATGGCAATCTTACTGTTGCTGAAATTATTTCTTATTCAAGTAATATTGGAATGGCCAAATTAGGAATGCTTATGGGGATACAAAAGATGTATCAATATCTTAAACAGTTTAAGTTTGGAGAAAAAACAGGAATTGAACTACCAGGAGAAATTGGAGGTATCTTCCGTCCAGCAAAGCAGTGGTCAGACACCTACTCTCTGGTATCTATTTCGATAGGACATGAGGTTGCTGTTACACCATTGCAGTTTATTACAGCTTTTTGTACTATCCCGAATGGAGGGGTATTACTGAAGCCGAGTATTATAAGATCAATGGTAAGTAACGATAATAAAATAAAAGAAGAATTTCAACATCCGCAACTTGTTCGGCGGGTAATGAATGTAAATATTGCGCGTAATATGATGAATCCTATATTGATGAAGGTTGTTACGGAAGGCACTGGAAAAGGTGCAAATCTATTTGAGTATGATATTGCCGGGAAGACAGGTACGTCACAAAAAACTTCCGATGAGGGAAGACGATATTCTCACGAAAAATATGTAGGTTCTTTTATTGCCTATGCTCCTGCAGACCAGCCCCGTATTTGTGTATTGGTAATGATTAATGAGCCTCAGAACGGTGCATATTACGGCGGTACCGTTGCGGCTCCTGCGGTGCGGGAAATTATTCGAAGATCATTGCTCTATCTTGGTGTTGAGCCTTTAAAATTTCAGATGGCAATGCAATAA
- the rsmH gene encoding 16S rRNA (cytosine(1402)-N(4))-methyltransferase RsmH, giving the protein MDDLVNNPPHIPVMIEEVLNYLCLKPGQIILDGTVGSGGHASKIIEKVQPNGLLIGIDKDLQILYIAKEYLSKISNTLCKFYHADYSDVDEVLRQAGVDKVHGVLLDLGASSLQFDWAERGFSFSKEGPLDMRMDRSRGVTVHDLIQRLSEKELEELLKKYGEERWSRRIARAILRAEKETGITSTRQLAAIIERVVPIGKSKIHPATRTFQALRIAVNRELDSLGNFLDKIHHYMFAGARIVIISFHSLEDRIVKNKFIEKANQGIFKILTKKPISPGEAEIEKNIRSRSAKLRAAERI; this is encoded by the coding sequence ATGGATGATCTGGTAAATAACCCTCCTCACATACCGGTAATGATCGAAGAAGTGCTAAATTATTTATGTTTGAAGCCAGGACAAATCATTTTAGATGGTACAGTAGGAAGTGGCGGGCATGCAAGTAAAATAATAGAAAAAGTCCAACCAAATGGCCTTTTGATTGGTATCGATAAGGACTTGCAAATATTGTACATAGCTAAAGAATATTTATCAAAAATAAGTAATACTCTATGTAAGTTTTATCATGCCGATTATTCCGATGTTGATGAAGTATTGCGGCAAGCAGGGGTTGACAAAGTACATGGTGTTTTACTTGATTTGGGAGCCTCTTCGCTACAATTTGATTGGGCAGAACGTGGTTTCAGTTTCTCAAAAGAAGGCCCGCTAGATATGAGGATGGATCGATCAAGAGGTGTTACAGTACATGATCTGATTCAGAGGCTTTCTGAAAAGGAACTGGAAGAATTATTGAAGAAATACGGAGAAGAACGATGGTCGAGAAGAATTGCTCGTGCTATACTAAGAGCAGAAAAAGAGACAGGGATTACTTCAACAAGACAATTGGCTGCTATAATCGAACGAGTCGTTCCTATCGGCAAAAGTAAAATTCATCCTGCTACCAGGACATTTCAGGCATTGAGAATTGCTGTAAACAGAGAATTGGATAGTTTAGGAAATTTTTTAGATAAAATTCATCATTATATGTTTGCCGGGGCTCGTATTGTGATTATTAGTTTCCATTCCCTTGAAGACCGAATTGTGAAGAACAAATTCATAGAAAAGGCGAATCAGGGGATATTTAAGATACTTACAAAAAAGCCTATAAGTCCAGGTGAAGCTGAAATAGAAAAAAACATAAGAAGCAGAAGTGCAAAACTTAGAGCGGCAGAAAGGATTTAA
- the mraZ gene encoding division/cell wall cluster transcriptional repressor MraZ — protein MFTGEYHHTIDDKNRLAIPAPLREGINIEAEGKGFFITRGLDTCLFMYTPKVWQNVVSRIEQLSFTNKKARQFQRLFFSKAQKIPECDPQGRILIPQYLKDFAKIQKNIVIVGVNSRIEIWDEKRWKDFELEYEKAFEEIAEDLFQFNRSSDEAE, from the coding sequence ATGTTCACCGGGGAATACCATCACACAATTGATGACAAGAATAGACTAGCCATACCGGCTCCTCTACGTGAGGGTATCAACATAGAGGCAGAAGGGAAGGGATTTTTTATAACTCGAGGACTAGATACATGTCTGTTCATGTATACACCCAAAGTATGGCAGAACGTCGTTTCAAGGATCGAACAACTCTCTTTTACTAATAAAAAGGCGCGTCAATTTCAGCGCCTTTTTTTTTCTAAAGCGCAGAAAATTCCGGAATGTGACCCGCAAGGTCGTATACTGATTCCTCAATATTTGAAAGATTTTGCTAAGATTCAAAAGAATATTGTGATTGTAGGGGTAAATAGCCGTATTGAGATTTGGGATGAAAAAAGATGGAAGGATTTTGAGTTGGAATATGAGAAAGCATTTGAAGAGATTGCAGAGGATTTATTTCAATTTAACCGTTCTTCAGACGAAGCGGAATAA
- the queA gene encoding tRNA preQ1(34) S-adenosylmethionine ribosyltransferase-isomerase QueA, whose product MNVIVPKSVEICTKLADFDYDLPKDLIAQQPLENRDDARLLILYRNTGKIEHRKFYEITDYLSDGDLLVLNNTKVIPARIRGNKTSGTSIELLFIEELEENRWKVLIKSRAKLREKEEIRIDSKIISVNLLGRSEDGAWYVEFNKDVDIKRLMNQMGEMPLPPYIKRNKDSNALYSLDQERYQTVFAKKAGAIAAPTAGLHFSQNILKNIKTLGTEIEFITLHVGLGTFLPIKTEDIRNHQMHKEYYECSEEVVQKIKKTKEKNNRVIATGSTSCRVLETVAMNGKAPQLSGWTSLFIHPPYHFQYVDILLTNFHLPKTTLLLLVSAFAGRENIMNAYEIAKSKGYRFFSYGDCMMII is encoded by the coding sequence ATGAATGTTATTGTACCTAAGTCAGTTGAAATCTGTACTAAATTAGCCGATTTCGATTATGATCTTCCAAAAGACTTAATTGCACAGCAACCGTTGGAAAATCGGGATGATGCGCGACTTTTGATACTCTATCGGAATACAGGTAAAATAGAACACCGTAAATTTTATGAAATTACTGATTATCTTTCCGATGGGGATTTATTGGTTCTCAATAATACTAAGGTAATTCCAGCACGCATACGAGGAAACAAGACCAGTGGCACTTCAATTGAACTGCTATTTATAGAAGAGTTAGAAGAGAATCGATGGAAGGTATTAATAAAATCAAGGGCAAAATTAAGAGAAAAAGAGGAAATACGTATTGATAGCAAGATAATCTCTGTAAATTTACTCGGAAGATCAGAAGATGGTGCATGGTATGTAGAGTTTAATAAAGATGTTGATATAAAAAGACTTATGAATCAAATGGGAGAAATGCCCCTGCCTCCCTATATAAAACGCAATAAAGATAGCAACGCATTATATTCGCTGGATCAAGAGAGATATCAAACGGTATTTGCCAAAAAAGCAGGTGCTATTGCAGCTCCAACAGCGGGTTTGCATTTTAGTCAAAATATCCTTAAGAATATAAAAACACTTGGAACAGAAATAGAATTTATTACCCTCCATGTAGGTTTAGGCACTTTTCTGCCCATTAAAACAGAAGATATCCGAAACCATCAGATGCATAAAGAATATTATGAATGTTCTGAAGAAGTTGTTCAAAAAATAAAGAAGACGAAAGAAAAAAATAACCGTGTAATCGCTACGGGAAGTACCTCCTGTCGCGTTCTCGAAACGGTTGCCATGAATGGTAAAGCACCACAACTTTCTGGTTGGACAAGTTTATTTATACATCCTCCTTATCATTTTCAGTATGTTGATATTTTACTTACTAATTTCCATCTCCCGAAAACTACACTATTATTATTAGTCTCTGCCTTTGCGGGAAGGGAAAATATCATGAATGCTTACGAAATAGCCAAAAGTAAAGGATACCGTTTTTTTAGCTATGGAGATTGCATGATGATTATTTAG
- a CDS encoding GatB/YqeY domain-containing protein has protein sequence MNLKDRITEDLKTAMKAQDKLRTSVLRMMLADVKIADTSGKPKDQIDYTEVVRGYYKKLRKTREEYERLHLPEKVKELDREIAIVEEYLPEQLSDDEIKKIVSEVIESNKFTAKEMGVAMKLIMSKYGSALDGKKVQMYLREKLGS, from the coding sequence ATGAATTTGAAAGATCGGATAACAGAAGACTTAAAAACAGCTATGAAGGCACAAGATAAATTAAGAACATCGGTATTGCGCATGATGCTTGCTGATGTTAAGATTGCCGATACATCTGGTAAACCAAAAGATCAAATTGATTATACTGAGGTCGTTCGTGGATATTATAAGAAACTCAGAAAAACTCGCGAAGAATATGAGAGATTGCATCTGCCTGAGAAGGTAAAGGAATTAGACAGGGAGATTGCAATTGTCGAGGAATATCTGCCGGAACAACTCTCAGATGATGAAATTAAAAAAATCGTTAGCGAAGTTATTGAAAGTAATAAGTTTACTGCAAAAGAGATGGGAGTAGCAATGAAGTTAATTATGAGCAAATATGGCAGTGCCTTAGATGGAAAAAAGGTACAAATGTATTTAAGGGAAAAATTAGGAAGTTGA
- a CDS encoding ABC transporter permease, which produces MYSIFKKVIFFTLLLGIWELLFRLAIWPEYVLPSPVSVYKTLIHGFQDQTFLIGIAISMKRIAIGYGISIVIGVLLGLLIGRIRIFEETLGSLISGLQTLPTICWLPLALLWFGLNDKAIIFLVAMGAVLSITIATDAGIKSVPPLYIRAAKTMGARGLNLYFEVILPAALPYIITGMKQGWSFAWRSLMAGELLIVCLGLGHLLMIGRELNDMSQVIAVMIVIIIIGILVDRLFFVKMEKHIRERWGLAKG; this is translated from the coding sequence ATGTACAGTATCTTTAAAAAAGTGATATTCTTTACCCTGTTACTTGGAATTTGGGAGTTATTATTTCGGTTGGCAATATGGCCAGAATATGTTCTTCCTTCTCCCGTTTCAGTATACAAAACCCTGATTCATGGGTTTCAAGATCAAACGTTTCTTATAGGGATAGCGATTAGTATGAAAAGAATTGCTATTGGATATGGGATTTCCATCGTTATCGGTGTTCTTTTGGGTTTGCTTATTGGAAGAATTCGGATTTTCGAAGAAACACTTGGTTCCTTAATATCGGGCTTACAAACATTACCTACAATTTGCTGGCTGCCCTTGGCACTACTTTGGTTTGGCTTAAATGACAAGGCCATTATATTTTTAGTTGCTATGGGTGCTGTGCTTTCTATTACCATTGCAACAGATGCGGGAATTAAAAGTGTTCCTCCTCTCTATATTCGCGCAGCAAAGACTATGGGAGCAAGAGGATTGAATTTGTACTTTGAAGTTATTCTTCCTGCTGCTCTTCCCTATATCATTACAGGGATGAAGCAAGGATGGTCTTTTGCCTGGCGTTCATTGATGGCTGGTGAGTTGTTAATTGTATGCCTTGGGCTGGGACATCTTTTAATGATCGGAAGAGAATTAAATGATATGAGCCAGGTTATCGCCGTAATGATTGTAATTATTATTATTGGTATTTTAGTTGACCGTTTGTTTTTTGTTAAAATGGAAAAGCATATAAGAGAACGCTGGGGTTTAGCTAAAGGTTAA
- a CDS encoding ABC transporter ATP-binding protein, protein MSESIGIDSLVELDYTNVKTEVQTSTKLCIQHLSKSFQSKNGKVYVLEDINLEIRQGEFVCIVGPSGCGKTTLLNIVAGLEKADSGEIWANGRRVNGAGTDRVVIFQEAALFPWMNVIKNVEFGLKLKGVNGSERRNTAIEYLKMVHLSKFQNSHVHELSGGMKQRVAIARALAMNPEMLLMDEPFSALDAQTRWILHFELQNIWLKTKKTILFITHNIREAVCLADRIIVLSTTPGKIKKEFLVDLPRPRDDNDVNVAEYSTWVMKELKAEINKVVQCEMDIDSCVECDIKCTTDEPAKMDIGGGI, encoded by the coding sequence GTGTCAGAAAGCATAGGAATTGATAGTCTCGTAGAGTTGGATTACACAAATGTCAAAACCGAAGTACAAACATCTACGAAATTATGTATTCAACATTTATCTAAATCGTTCCAGTCAAAGAATGGGAAGGTTTATGTATTAGAAGATATAAACCTTGAAATACGGCAAGGAGAATTCGTATGTATTGTCGGGCCTTCCGGATGTGGAAAGACAACTCTCTTAAATATTGTTGCAGGACTTGAGAAGGCAGATTCCGGAGAGATATGGGCTAACGGCCGTAGAGTAAATGGCGCAGGAACAGACCGGGTTGTTATATTTCAAGAGGCCGCCCTTTTTCCATGGATGAATGTGATAAAAAATGTTGAATTTGGACTAAAATTAAAGGGCGTTAACGGTAGTGAAAGGAGAAATACAGCGATTGAATATCTCAAAATGGTTCATTTGTCAAAATTCCAGAATTCACATGTGCATGAGCTTTCCGGCGGAATGAAGCAGCGTGTCGCTATAGCAAGAGCCCTTGCAATGAATCCGGAGATGCTTTTGATGGACGAGCCCTTTTCGGCACTCGATGCACAGACAAGATGGATACTTCATTTTGAATTACAGAATATATGGTTAAAAACAAAAAAAACAATCTTATTTATTACCCATAATATCCGGGAAGCTGTGTGTTTAGCAGACCGGATAATAGTCCTTTCCACCACACCAGGAAAAATCAAGAAAGAATTTTTGGTTGATTTACCAAGGCCTCGTGATGATAATGATGTAAATGTAGCGGAGTATTCTACATGGGTTATGAAAGAGCTGAAAGCAGAGATCAATAAAGTTGTGCAGTGCGAGATGGATATCGATTCTTGTGTCGAGTGTGACATAAAATGTACAACAGACGAACCAGCAAAAATGGATATTGGTGGAGGGATTTGA